The Corynebacterium glaucum genome includes a region encoding these proteins:
- a CDS encoding DUF4259 domain-containing protein yields MGTWDTGPFDNDPAAEAVAKLADGTFRMDQFRFECGRGPLGTDEAESVIALAAVLNGHIPAEDAAGALDFPFSVDDRRWIRRHAAKVTSPGGSELYELWAEAGELEEWLEATRKYAS; encoded by the coding sequence ATGGGAACGTGGGACACCGGACCGTTTGATAACGACCCCGCTGCTGAGGCCGTCGCAAAGCTTGCAGACGGCACGTTCCGCATGGACCAGTTCCGATTCGAGTGCGGCCGCGGTCCGCTGGGCACAGATGAGGCGGAGTCGGTCATCGCGCTTGCGGCGGTGCTGAATGGCCATATTCCGGCTGAAGATGCGGCCGGTGCGCTCGACTTCCCGTTCTCGGTCGACGACCGCCGCTGGATTCGGCGCCACGCGGCGAAGGTCACGTCCCCGGGCGGCTCTGAGCTCTACGAGCTGTGGGCCGAAGCCGGCGAGCTTGAGGAGTGGCTGGAGGCCACCCGCAAGTACGCCAGCTAG
- the polA gene encoding DNA polymerase I — protein MTTKRLLLIDGHSMAFRAFYALPVENFSTSGGQHTNAVYGFLSMLANILAEEQPTHMAVAFDVGRKTFRTEKFPEYKAQREAAPPEFKGQVPIIEDLLGNLGIVTLSKENYEADDILATLTTEAKQEGDFEVIIVTGDRDYLQLVDGSTTVLYPTRGVSTLTRFTPDEVEKKYGLTPAQYPDYAALRGDPSDNLPGIPKVGEKTAAKWITQYGTLDGLIEHADEIKGMAGENFRERIDQVRLNRELTQMVTDVELPVGPNELQMKPAEVGVVAEAFDSLEFGTNLRERVLASVETTGEVPENADTVELPDVVVEDAPLDEWLAAREGEGLALYLSGTPTPGQGDVVALAVVDKQRKALQRDASDLSPSEDAALKAWAESNAPKFLHEAKAAFHMLQGRGITLHGIAHDTAIAAYLLRPGQRTYALEDVYQRHLKKQLVIGGDQLSLLGDTSLTDAAAAVMELSAALAEQLREIDSYELYADLELPLISILAEMEHAGIAVNLEVLEGLHKDYVHKVAQVEEEARLLVDEPTLNLSSPKQLSVVLFDKLDLPKTKKTKTGYSTAAGEIEALAEKHPHPFLDHLLAHREYQKMKSTIEGLIKTVQPDGRIHTTFNQTVASTGRLSSAEPNLQNIPVRTEAGRMIRSAFVVGEGYECLLTADYSQIEMRVMAHLSQDAGLIEAYRAGEDLHNFVGSRVFDVPIDQVTPELRRRVKAMSYGLVYGLSAFGLSNQLNIPAGEAKQIMEAYFERFGGVKRYLDEVVEQARRDGYTSTVFGRRRYLPELTSDNRIARENAERAALNAPIQGTAADIIKVAMIRVDQALRGYASRVLLQVHDELVVEVAPEELDEVQAIVEREMDGAIDLLVPLEVSAGTGSNWDEAAH, from the coding sequence ATGACCACTAAGCGCCTCCTGCTTATCGACGGCCACTCAATGGCCTTCCGAGCCTTCTACGCCCTGCCGGTGGAAAACTTCTCCACTTCGGGCGGCCAGCACACGAACGCCGTTTACGGCTTCCTTTCCATGCTGGCCAACATCCTCGCGGAGGAGCAACCGACTCATATGGCGGTCGCCTTCGACGTTGGGCGCAAGACCTTCCGCACAGAGAAGTTCCCCGAATACAAGGCCCAGCGTGAGGCCGCACCGCCGGAGTTCAAGGGCCAGGTGCCGATTATCGAGGACCTGCTCGGCAACCTCGGCATCGTCACGCTCAGCAAGGAAAACTACGAAGCCGACGACATCCTCGCCACCCTCACAACAGAAGCCAAGCAGGAGGGGGATTTCGAAGTCATCATCGTCACCGGAGACAGGGATTATCTTCAGCTTGTCGACGGCTCGACCACCGTGCTTTACCCAACCCGCGGCGTCTCAACCCTTACCCGCTTCACACCGGACGAGGTTGAAAAGAAGTACGGCCTGACGCCCGCGCAGTACCCGGATTACGCCGCGCTGCGCGGGGATCCGTCGGATAACCTGCCCGGCATCCCGAAGGTGGGGGAGAAGACCGCGGCGAAGTGGATCACACAGTACGGGACTCTCGACGGCCTCATCGAGCATGCGGACGAGATCAAGGGCATGGCTGGTGAGAACTTCCGTGAGCGCATTGACCAGGTGCGCTTAAACCGCGAGCTGACCCAGATGGTGACGGATGTTGAGCTGCCCGTGGGGCCGAACGAGCTGCAGATGAAGCCGGCTGAGGTGGGTGTGGTCGCGGAGGCGTTCGACAGCCTCGAATTCGGCACCAATCTGCGTGAGCGTGTGCTGGCGTCCGTCGAGACGACCGGCGAGGTGCCCGAGAACGCCGACACCGTCGAGCTGCCGGACGTGGTCGTCGAGGATGCGCCGCTTGATGAGTGGCTCGCCGCCCGGGAGGGCGAAGGACTCGCTCTGTATCTTTCCGGCACTCCGACGCCGGGGCAGGGGGATGTCGTGGCGCTCGCAGTCGTCGATAAGCAACGAAAAGCTCTGCAACGAGATGCGAGCGACCTTTCTCCGAGCGAGGATGCGGCGCTGAAAGCGTGGGCGGAGTCGAATGCGCCGAAGTTCCTGCATGAGGCGAAGGCGGCGTTTCATATGCTGCAGGGACGTGGGATTACGCTGCACGGCATTGCGCACGACACGGCGATTGCGGCGTATTTGCTGCGGCCGGGGCAGCGCACGTACGCGCTCGAGGATGTGTACCAGCGGCATTTGAAGAAGCAGCTGGTCATCGGCGGCGATCAGCTGAGCCTGCTGGGTGATACGTCGTTGACTGATGCCGCGGCCGCGGTGATGGAGCTTTCGGCGGCGTTGGCTGAGCAGCTGCGTGAGATCGACTCCTATGAGCTGTACGCCGACCTCGAACTGCCGCTGATCAGCATTCTTGCCGAGATGGAGCACGCCGGCATCGCAGTCAACCTCGAGGTGCTTGAGGGGTTGCACAAGGACTATGTGCACAAGGTCGCGCAGGTCGAGGAGGAGGCTCGCTTGCTTGTCGACGAGCCCACGTTGAACCTCTCCAGCCCCAAACAGCTCTCGGTGGTGTTGTTTGACAAGCTCGACCTTCCGAAGACGAAAAAGACGAAGACTGGGTACTCGACGGCCGCGGGCGAAATCGAGGCGCTGGCGGAAAAGCACCCGCACCCCTTCCTGGATCACTTGCTGGCGCACCGCGAGTATCAGAAGATGAAGTCCACGATTGAGGGCTTGATCAAGACGGTGCAACCGGATGGGCGCATCCATACGACGTTCAATCAGACGGTGGCTTCTACTGGGCGTCTGAGCTCCGCTGAGCCGAACCTGCAGAATATTCCGGTGCGTACGGAAGCGGGTCGGATGATCCGCTCGGCGTTTGTGGTGGGTGAGGGGTACGAGTGCCTGCTGACGGCTGACTACAGCCAGATCGAAATGCGTGTGATGGCGCACCTGAGCCAAGACGCGGGGCTGATCGAGGCCTACCGGGCGGGGGAGGACCTGCACAACTTCGTGGGCTCGCGTGTGTTCGACGTGCCGATTGACCAGGTGACGCCGGAGCTGCGCCGTCGCGTGAAAGCGATGTCCTACGGCCTGGTGTACGGGTTGTCGGCGTTTGGTTTGTCGAACCAGCTGAACATCCCTGCGGGCGAGGCGAAGCAAATTATGGAGGCGTACTTCGAGCGCTTCGGTGGAGTGAAGCGCTACCTGGACGAAGTGGTGGAGCAGGCGCGCCGCGACGGCTACACCTCGACGGTGTTCGGGCGCAGGCGCTACTTGCCTGAGCTCACCTCGGACAACCGGATCGCACGCGAGAACGCGGAGCGCGCGGCGTTGAATGCACCGATTCAGGGCACGGCGGCGGACATCATCAAGGTGGCGATGATCCGGGTCGATCAAGCGCTGCGCGGGTATGCATCACGCGTGCTGCTTCAGGTGCACGACGAGTTGGTCGTGGAGGTTGCGCCCGAGGAGTTGGATGAAGTGCAGGCGATTGTAGAGCGCGAAATGGACGGTGCGATCGATCTGCTTGTCCCGCTCGAAGTGTCCGCCGGCACCGGGTCGAACTGGGACGAGGCCGCGCACTAA
- a CDS encoding universal stress protein — MHSYTSIAVGTDGSETSLVAVQTAASLARVYGATLTIICAYYSASGSMLNSTNAEITQIDTVSEAGAREILARAREIAEQEQAPSIKLDAKAGQPANVLVESVAEHEVDLLVVGNRGMRSLAGRVFGNVPGNVAKKAPVDVMLVDTRVEGHN; from the coding sequence ATGCACTCTTACACATCGATCGCCGTAGGCACGGACGGCTCGGAAACCTCGCTGGTGGCGGTGCAGACGGCGGCAAGCCTAGCGCGGGTTTACGGTGCGACGTTGACCATTATCTGCGCGTATTATTCCGCGTCTGGCTCGATGCTCAACTCCACCAACGCGGAGATCACCCAGATTGACACCGTGTCCGAGGCGGGCGCGCGGGAGATTCTGGCCCGCGCGAGGGAGATCGCCGAGCAGGAGCAGGCGCCGAGCATCAAGCTGGATGCGAAGGCTGGTCAGCCGGCGAACGTCCTCGTGGAATCTGTAGCGGAGCACGAGGTTGACTTGCTGGTGGTTGGTAACCGGGGCATGCGCTCCCTTGCGGGCCGTGTGTTCGGCAACGTTCCTGGCAACGTGGCCAAGAAAGCCCCGGTTGACGTGATGCTGGTGGATACCAGGGTGGAGGGACACAACTAA
- the rpsA gene encoding 30S ribosomal protein S1 yields MRTSNAPQVAINDIGGPEEFLAAVDETIKYFNDGDIVTGTVVKVDHDEVLLDIGYKTEGVILTRELSIKHDVDPDEVVEVGDEIDALVLTKEDKEGRLMLSKKRAQYERAWGTIEELQANDQPVTGTVIEVVKGGLILDIGLRGFLPASLVEMRRVRDLDPYIGQELEAKIIELDKHRNNVVLSRRAYLEETQSAVRSDFLHQLQKGQVRKGVVSSIVNFGAFVDLGGVDGLVHVSELSWKHIDHPSEVVTVGDEVTVEVLDVDLDRERVSLSLKATQEDPWRVFARTHAVGQIVPGKVTKLVPFGAFVRVEEGIEGLVHISELAQRHVEVPDQVVNVNEEVMVKVIDIDLERRRISLSLKQADEDYNEEFDPSRYGMADSYDEQGNYIFPEGFDPETNEWMEGFEEARQEWEARYAEAERRHQAHTAQIERHRAAAAEAAEQGGAAEPTEYSSETGAAAPSASGEGNEAAQGGSLASDEQLAALREKLAGN; encoded by the coding sequence ATGCGCACATCCAACGCACCACAGGTAGCCATCAACGATATCGGTGGCCCTGAGGAATTTCTCGCCGCAGTTGACGAGACCATCAAGTACTTCAACGATGGCGACATCGTCACCGGCACCGTGGTCAAGGTTGACCACGATGAGGTGCTGCTCGACATCGGTTACAAAACCGAGGGCGTCATCCTCACCCGTGAACTTTCGATCAAGCACGACGTCGACCCGGATGAGGTCGTTGAAGTCGGCGACGAGATCGACGCACTTGTCCTGACCAAGGAGGACAAGGAAGGCCGCCTCATGCTGTCCAAGAAGCGTGCGCAGTACGAGCGCGCGTGGGGCACCATCGAGGAGCTGCAGGCCAACGACCAGCCGGTTACCGGTACCGTCATCGAGGTTGTCAAGGGCGGCCTCATCCTGGACATCGGCCTGCGCGGCTTCCTGCCGGCATCGCTGGTGGAAATGCGCCGCGTGCGCGACCTGGATCCGTACATCGGCCAGGAACTCGAGGCGAAGATCATCGAACTGGACAAGCACCGCAACAACGTGGTCCTGTCCCGCCGTGCCTACCTGGAGGAGACCCAGTCTGCGGTCCGCTCCGACTTCCTGCACCAGCTGCAGAAGGGCCAGGTCCGCAAGGGCGTCGTGTCCTCCATCGTCAACTTCGGTGCCTTCGTGGACCTTGGCGGTGTTGACGGCCTGGTGCACGTTTCCGAGCTGTCCTGGAAGCACATCGACCACCCGTCCGAGGTTGTCACCGTTGGCGACGAGGTCACCGTCGAGGTGCTCGACGTCGATCTCGACCGCGAGCGTGTGTCCCTGTCGCTGAAGGCGACCCAGGAGGATCCGTGGCGCGTCTTCGCACGCACCCACGCTGTGGGCCAGATCGTGCCGGGCAAGGTCACCAAGCTCGTGCCGTTCGGTGCATTCGTGCGCGTCGAAGAGGGCATCGAGGGCCTCGTCCACATCTCCGAGTTGGCTCAGCGCCACGTTGAGGTGCCGGACCAGGTTGTCAATGTCAACGAAGAGGTCATGGTCAAGGTCATCGACATCGACCTCGAGCGTCGTCGTATCTCCCTGTCGCTGAAGCAGGCGGACGAGGACTACAACGAGGAGTTCGATCCGTCCCGCTACGGCATGGCAGACTCCTACGACGAGCAGGGCAACTACATCTTCCCGGAGGGCTTCGACCCGGAGACCAACGAGTGGATGGAAGGCTTCGAGGAAGCTCGCCAGGAGTGGGAAGCACGCTACGCCGAGGCAGAGCGTCGCCACCAGGCCCACACCGCGCAGATCGAGCGTCACCGTGCCGCCGCCGCAGAGGCAGCAGAGCAGGGTGGTGCAGCAGAGCCGACCGAGTACTCCTCTGAGACCGGTGCCGCAGCTCCGTCGGCATCCGGCGAGGGCAATGAAGCTGCACAGGGCGGTTCTCTCGCATCCGACGAGCAGCTCGCCGCACTTCGTGAGAAGCTCGCAGGCAACTAG
- the uvrB gene encoding excinuclease ABC subunit UvrB: MAFAAEHPVLAHSEFRPVGEIERREKRFEVISEYEPSGDQPAAIKELDARLRRGEEDVVLMGATGTGKSATAAWLIEQQQRPTLVMAPNKTLAAQLANELRQLLPNNAVEYFVSYYDYYQPEAYIAQTDTYIEKDSSINDDVERLRHSATSALLSRRDVVVVASVSCIYGLGTPQSYLDRSIVLRVGEEVERDRFLRLLVDVQYERNDIDFKRGAFRVKGDTVDIIPAYEEVAVRVEFFGDEVDSLYYIHPLTGDVISQEDEVRIFPATHYVATDDRMERAIEDIKLELADRLEELENRGKLLEAQRLRMRTEYDLEMIQQVGFCSGIENYSRHMDGRPAGSAPATLIDYFPEDFLTIIDESHVTVPQIGGMYEGDMSRKRNLVEFGFRLPSAVDNRPLTFDEFEARVGQTVYMSATPGDYELEASGGEFVEQVIRPTGLVDPKVTVRPTKGQIDDLIHEIRERVERDERVLVTTLTKRMAEDLTDYFLDNGIKVRYLHSDIDTLQRVELLRQLRLGEFDVLVGINLLREGLDLPEVSLVAILDADKEGFLRSTKSLIQTIGRAARNVSGEVIMYADSVTESMQEAIDETERRREKQLAYNKEHGIDPQPLRKAIADILDQVYEFEGGEADAKAGGDGAERIVEKRDASNMASDEVQKLIDDLTNQMAAAARELKFELAGRLRDEIADLRKELRGMKETGN; this comes from the coding sequence ATGGCTTTTGCTGCAGAACACCCCGTGCTCGCGCATTCAGAGTTCCGCCCGGTCGGCGAGATCGAACGGCGCGAGAAACGGTTCGAGGTCATCTCCGAGTACGAACCGTCGGGGGACCAGCCGGCGGCCATCAAAGAGCTCGACGCGCGCTTGCGCCGCGGTGAGGAGGATGTCGTGCTTATGGGTGCCACCGGTACCGGTAAGTCCGCGACCGCGGCGTGGCTGATCGAGCAACAACAGCGCCCGACCCTGGTGATGGCGCCGAACAAGACCCTCGCCGCGCAGCTGGCCAACGAGCTGCGGCAGCTACTGCCCAACAACGCCGTCGAGTACTTCGTCAGCTACTACGACTACTACCAACCCGAGGCCTACATCGCGCAGACCGATACCTACATCGAGAAGGACTCGAGCATTAACGACGACGTCGAGCGCCTCCGCCACTCCGCGACGTCAGCGCTGCTCAGCCGCCGCGATGTCGTGGTGGTTGCCTCAGTCTCGTGCATCTACGGCCTGGGCACCCCGCAGAGCTACCTCGATCGCTCCATTGTGCTTCGGGTCGGCGAGGAGGTTGAGCGGGACAGGTTTTTGCGCTTGCTTGTCGACGTCCAGTACGAACGCAATGACATCGACTTCAAACGCGGTGCGTTCCGCGTCAAAGGCGACACCGTCGACATCATTCCCGCGTACGAAGAGGTTGCGGTGCGTGTGGAGTTCTTCGGCGATGAAGTGGATTCCCTGTATTACATCCACCCGCTGACGGGCGACGTCATCAGCCAGGAGGATGAGGTCCGTATCTTCCCGGCGACGCACTACGTAGCCACCGACGACCGCATGGAGCGCGCCATCGAAGACATCAAACTCGAGCTGGCGGACCGTCTAGAAGAGCTGGAGAACCGCGGCAAGCTGCTCGAGGCGCAGCGCCTCCGCATGCGCACCGAGTACGACCTCGAAATGATCCAGCAGGTCGGCTTCTGCTCCGGCATTGAGAACTACTCGCGCCACATGGATGGACGCCCGGCGGGCTCGGCACCGGCAACGCTCATCGACTACTTCCCGGAAGACTTCCTCACCATTATCGACGAGTCCCACGTGACGGTTCCCCAGATCGGCGGCATGTATGAAGGCGATATGTCCCGCAAGCGCAACCTCGTCGAGTTCGGCTTCCGCCTGCCAAGCGCAGTGGACAACCGGCCGCTCACCTTCGACGAGTTCGAGGCGCGCGTGGGTCAGACCGTCTACATGTCCGCGACCCCGGGTGACTACGAGCTCGAGGCCTCCGGAGGCGAGTTCGTCGAGCAGGTGATCCGCCCGACCGGTCTGGTGGACCCGAAGGTCACGGTGCGCCCGACGAAGGGCCAGATCGACGACCTGATTCACGAGATCCGCGAGCGCGTGGAGCGCGACGAGCGCGTCCTGGTCACTACCTTGACCAAGCGCATGGCCGAGGATCTCACCGACTACTTCTTGGATAACGGGATCAAGGTCCGCTACCTGCACTCCGACATCGATACCCTCCAGCGCGTCGAGCTCCTGCGTCAGCTGCGCCTAGGCGAGTTCGACGTGCTCGTGGGCATCAACCTGCTCCGCGAGGGCCTCGACCTGCCGGAGGTCTCGCTGGTGGCGATCCTCGACGCGGACAAGGAAGGTTTCCTACGTTCCACGAAGTCGCTGATCCAGACGATCGGCCGCGCCGCACGTAACGTGTCCGGCGAGGTCATCATGTACGCCGACAGCGTCACCGAGTCGATGCAGGAAGCGATCGACGAGACGGAGCGCCGCCGCGAGAAACAGCTGGCGTACAACAAGGAGCACGGCATCGATCCGCAGCCGCTGCGCAAGGCCATCGCGGACATCTTGGACCAGGTCTACGAGTTCGAGGGTGGCGAAGCCGACGCCAAGGCTGGGGGAGATGGCGCTGAACGGATCGTCGAAAAGCGAGACGCTTCGAACATGGCTTCCGACGAGGTGCAGAAGCTTATCGACGACCTGACTAACCAGATGGCTGCTGCCGCCCGCGAGCTGAAGTTCGAGCTTGCGGGGCGGCTGCGCGACGAGATCGCGGACCTGCGCAAGGAACTGCGTGGTATGAAAGAAACTGGCAACTAA
- a CDS encoding universal stress protein, with amino-acid sequence MGSYYNTIVVGSDGSKSSFLAVERAAKMAEAFGATLVIGTAYYRSEEDASKSLRQDSVTILGDDEALKNLEAAADHARAAGAKDVETATRPGTPVEALMAIVNDNNAELLVVGNRGINSLTGRLLGSVPADVARQSDCDVMIVHTVTE; translated from the coding sequence ATGGGTTCTTACTACAACACCATCGTGGTCGGTTCGGACGGCTCCAAGTCCTCGTTCCTCGCCGTCGAGCGTGCCGCCAAGATGGCCGAGGCGTTTGGTGCCACGCTGGTGATCGGCACCGCGTACTACCGCTCCGAGGAGGACGCGTCGAAGTCCCTGCGACAGGACTCCGTGACCATCCTGGGCGATGACGAGGCGCTGAAGAACCTCGAGGCCGCTGCTGACCACGCCCGCGCCGCTGGTGCGAAGGACGTGGAGACCGCAACCCGCCCGGGCACCCCGGTCGAGGCGCTTATGGCGATTGTGAACGACAACAACGCTGAGCTGCTCGTGGTGGGTAACCGTGGAATCAACTCCCTGACCGGCCGCCTGCTCGGCTCCGTGCCGGCCGATGTCGCACGTCAGTCCGACTGCGACGTGATGATCGTCCACACGGTTACGGAGTAA
- a CDS encoding class I SAM-dependent methyltransferase produces MSEPSSSFGRSPSQANRAFWDADAQRYHAEHSEYLSSFYWSPEMLSEQELRLLGDVSSAAVLEIGCGSAPCASWLVRDGAGFVAAFDISAEMLRRADAGPALVQADVLQMPFRDNAFDVAFSAFGALPFVPDIHAPFAEVSRVLRPGGRFVFSVTHPMRWIFPDDPTSLTAEISYFDRVYEEHNEAGQLTYAEYHRTFGDWVRALGMAGFWLADVIEPQWPAELATTWGQWSPERGALFPGTAIFVTFNSG; encoded by the coding sequence ATGTCCGAGCCAAGCAGCAGTTTCGGTCGCTCACCATCCCAGGCGAATCGCGCGTTCTGGGATGCCGATGCCCAGCGCTACCACGCGGAGCATTCAGAGTATCTCAGCAGCTTCTACTGGTCGCCGGAAATGCTCAGCGAGCAGGAGCTCCGCTTGCTTGGCGACGTCTCCTCCGCCGCGGTCCTTGAAATCGGCTGCGGTTCCGCCCCTTGCGCCTCATGGCTCGTTCGAGACGGCGCCGGGTTTGTCGCAGCGTTCGACATTTCGGCCGAGATGCTCCGCCGCGCCGACGCCGGTCCCGCCCTGGTCCAAGCAGATGTTTTGCAGATGCCATTTCGCGACAACGCTTTCGACGTAGCATTCTCGGCGTTCGGTGCGCTGCCCTTCGTTCCGGACATTCACGCACCATTTGCCGAAGTATCGCGTGTACTGCGCCCCGGCGGGCGGTTCGTCTTCTCCGTCACTCACCCAATGCGCTGGATCTTCCCCGATGATCCAACCTCCCTGACCGCCGAGATCAGCTATTTTGACCGCGTCTACGAGGAGCACAATGAGGCGGGCCAGCTCACCTACGCGGAGTACCACCGCACCTTCGGCGACTGGGTGCGCGCGCTCGGCATGGCGGGGTTCTGGCTCGCCGATGTCATCGAACCGCAGTGGCCCGCGGAACTCGCCACAACCTGGGGCCAGTGGTCCCCCGAGCGCGGCGCCCTCTTCCCAGGTACCGCAATTTTCGTAACTTTCAACTCTGGCTAG
- the coaE gene encoding dephospho-CoA kinase yields MKRIGLTGGIGSGKSTVAAMLADAGFTIVDADQIARDIMAPGSPELARVADEFGHDLLDADGVLDRAELARRAFGSEEATQRLNSITHPAIREEAQRQFVTAEARGDEAAVYDMPLLVEQGLHELMDLTVVVDVDPEERVRRLVASRGLDEADARARISRQFDDATRRAAADVVIDNNGPKDALAPQVEALIAQARAE; encoded by the coding sequence ATGAAGCGAATCGGACTCACGGGCGGCATCGGCAGCGGTAAATCGACGGTGGCGGCAATGCTCGCCGACGCTGGGTTCACCATCGTGGATGCGGACCAGATTGCACGCGACATTATGGCCCCGGGGTCTCCCGAGCTAGCGCGGGTGGCCGACGAGTTCGGCCACGACCTGCTTGACGCCGATGGCGTGTTAGATCGTGCCGAGCTTGCCCGCCGAGCGTTCGGGTCGGAAGAAGCGACGCAGCGGCTCAACTCGATTACGCACCCCGCTATCCGGGAGGAAGCGCAGCGGCAGTTTGTCACTGCGGAGGCGCGCGGGGATGAGGCAGCGGTGTACGACATGCCCTTGCTGGTGGAGCAGGGGCTGCACGAGCTTATGGATCTCACCGTCGTAGTAGATGTCGATCCGGAAGAACGCGTACGCCGTCTCGTTGCTTCTCGCGGACTCGACGAGGCGGACGCACGTGCGCGCATCTCGCGCCAGTTCGACGACGCCACGCGGCGCGCCGCCGCGGACGTGGTCATCGACAACAACGGTCCGAAGGACGCGCTTGCTCCGCAGGTCGAGGCGTTGATCGCGCAGGCCCGTGCAGAATGA